In one Lycium barbarum isolate Lr01 chromosome 7, ASM1917538v2, whole genome shotgun sequence genomic region, the following are encoded:
- the LOC132604048 gene encoding branched-chain-amino-acid aminotransferase 2, chloroplastic-like, translating into MIRRAACFHRALLSSLHKVGPRYFSAPALTSAQSKNYRDCESTDIFDWDNLGFKLIQTDYMFMMRSSQDGNFEKGQLNHYGNIELSPSAGVLNYGQGLIEGTKAYRRDDGRIFLFRPQESAIRMQIGAERMCMLSPSTQQFVDAVKLTALANKRWIPPAGKGSLYIRPLLIGNGPILGIAPAPEYTFLVYACPVGNYLRNGTQPLTLYVEEEIHRASQGGAGGVKAITNYAPVMKAIKKAKERGYSDVLYLDSVNNKYIEEVSASNVFLVKGKIISTPVASGTILEGITRKSIIDIAHDLGYQVEERLVEAEELISVDEVFCTGTALGVAPVGSITYKNKRIEYKVSSELISEQLNSRLAAIQKGIIEDKRDWIIEIK; encoded by the exons GTAGGACCAAGGTACTTCAGTGCCCCAGCTCTAACTTCTGCACAATCTAAGAATTATCG GGATTGCGAATCAACGGATATATTTGATTGGGATAATCTTGGATTCAAGTTGATCCAAACTGATTATATGTTTATGATGAGAAGTTCTCAAGATGGGAATTTTGAAAAAGGCCAACTTAATCATTATGGAAATATTGAATTGAGTCCTTCAGCTGGTGTCTTAAACTATGGAcag GGTTTAATTGAAGGTACAAAAGCATATAGAAGAGATGATGGACGAATTTTTCTTTTTCGTCCACAAGAAAGTGCAATTAGAATGCAAATTGGTGCTGAGAGAATGTGCATGCTGtctccttcaactcaacaatttgTGGATGCTGTCAAGCTAACTGCTCTCGCTAATAAACGTTGG ATCCCTCCTGCTGGGAAAGGTTCACTTTATATTAGGCCTCTGCTTATAGGAAATGGACCTATACTTGGAATTGCTCCTGCTCCTGAGTACACATTTCTTGTTTATGCTTGCCCAGTAGGAAACTATTTAAGG AACGGGACACAACCATTAACATTATATGTTGAGGAAGAAATTCATCGTGCCTCACAAGGGGGAGCTGGTGGAGTCAAAGCCATTACTAATTATGCCCCG GTCATGAAAGCTATAAAGAAGGCAAAAGAGAGAGGATACTCAGATGTATTGTACCTTGATTCAGTAAATAACAAATATATTGAGGAGGTCTCTGCCTCTAACGTATTCCTTGTTAAG GGAAAAATCATTTCAACGCCAGTTGCCAGTGGAACAATTCTTGAAGGAATCACAAGGAAAAGTATAATAGACATTGCACATGATCTTGGATACCAG GTTGAAGAACGGTTGGTTGAAGCTGAAGAATTGATTAGTGTTGATGAAGTATTTTGCACAGGAACTGCACTTGGTGTTGCTCCTGTAGGAAGTATTACCTACAAAAACAAACG GATTGAATACAAGGTAAGCTCGGAATTAATAAGTGAGCAATTGAATTCGAGGTTAGCAGCTATTCAAAAAGGTATTATCGAGGACAAGAGGGATTGGATTATTGAGATTAAGTGA